Genomic DNA from Sphingomonas lacunae:
GGTCGAGCATCCCCTGCACAGTGCCATCCTCACCGGGCACGCCGTGGAGAGCATTGAACACGACATCGGGCGCAGCCTCGGTCAGGCGCGCTGCGACATCACGACCCATGTCGATACGGGTAACGCGATGCCCGCGCGATTCCAGCGCAGTGGCGACACCCTCCCCGCTCATCAGCGAGACCGGACGTTCATTCGACCAACCGCCCATGAGGACGGCAACATGCCAAGGGCCGCGGGTCATCCGGCTTTCCCCACGCGCTGTATCTCCCACTGCAACTCGACTCCGCTCTTTTCCCTGACCCGGCGACGGACTTCCTCCCCAAGCGCTTCTATGTCGCTGCTGGTGGCATTGCCGGTATTGATCAGGAAATTGGTGTGCTTTTCGCTGACCTGGGCCCCACCCATGGTCAATCCGCGACAGCCCGCTTCATCGACCAGTTGCCAAGCCTTGTGCCCGTCAGGATTCTTGAAGGTCGAGCCGCCGGTCTTGCTGCGCAACGGCTGACTGGCCTCGCGGCTGGCAGCGATGCGGTCCATCTCGGCTTGAATGGCGGCAGGTTCGTCAGCATGGCCGTGAAAGGTCGCACCGATCACGATGGCACCATCAGGCAGTTCGCTATGGCGGTAGGTGTAGTGCAGCTCTGCCACCGAAAGAGTCTTGCGCTGTCCGCTGCGGAGCACGACGTCGCACTCCACGAGAATGTCGCATGTCTCACGGCCATAAGCCCCGCCGTTCATGCGGACAAAGCCGCCGACGGTTCCCGGAATGGACCGCAGGAATTCGAGTCCGCCGATGCCTGCATCTCGGGCAGTCGAGGACACGAGAATGCCCGAGGCTCCACCCCCGCAGCGCAAGGTCGTTCCATCGACCTGCTCTACCGTGGCGAATGCCTTGCCGAGGCGGACGACGACGCCGGACACACCACCATCGCGGACGATGAGGTTCGAGCCAAGGCCAAGCGCCATCACCGGCACGGCAGGATCAAGCGCTGCAAGAAAGGCTGACAGATCTTCGGCATCCCTGGGTTCAAAAAGCCATTGCGCAGCGCCACCCGATTTGAACCAGACGAGCGGGGCAAGGGGGGCATTGGCGGTCAGCTTGCCCCTGACTGTCGGCACGCTTTCGGCGCTGGCCGCCATCACAATTGCGCCTCGACCGCCGCTTGCAAGCCAGCGGCCATTTTGGTGATGTCACCCGCGCCAAGAC
This window encodes:
- the murB gene encoding UDP-N-acetylmuramate dehydrogenase: MAASAESVPTVRGKLTANAPLAPLVWFKSGGAAQWLFEPRDAEDLSAFLAALDPAVPVMALGLGSNLIVRDGGVSGVVVRLGKAFATVEQVDGTTLRCGGGASGILVSSTARDAGIGGLEFLRSIPGTVGGFVRMNGGAYGRETCDILVECDVVLRSGQRKTLSVAELHYTYRHSELPDGAIVIGATFHGHADEPAAIQAEMDRIAASREASQPLRSKTGGSTFKNPDGHKAWQLVDEAGCRGLTMGGAQVSEKHTNFLINTGNATSSDIEALGEEVRRRVREKSGVELQWEIQRVGKAG